The sequence TCTTTCTTTTTGTCATTTAGTTTTTTCTTATCATTCAAATTTATCAAAGAGCTAATCTGTATCGATATATCACTTAAACCTCAACACTTATTAAGTTATTTTTAGGTTATATGTTTACTTATAGAAAATAGATATTCAATTGAGCTCATTTTATTGTTTGATGGACAACATTATATCTATTGTTCATTGACTCTTATGATTAGTAGAAAGCAGGTGTGGTAAGGATGAAAAAAGAAGTAAAAAAACCAGATCAAAGATCTGGTCTTTAAAATGAAATAAACTTAACTAGTTATTAAGCGACTGTTAGAATCTTCATTGTATTACTCGCGCCAACAGTTTCCATTGCGTCACCGTGAGTTAAAATCACTTTATCACCTGACTCTAAAATCCCTTTTTCGACAAGCGTATTTAATGCTTCTTTAGTTAAATCATTTGCTTCAAACTGCGTTGAATCAAACTCAACTGGGTAAACACCACGGTAAAGTGCTGTTTGACCTAAAGTCATTGAATGACGAGATAAAGAGTAAATTGGTAATGAAGACGTAATACGTGACATTAGCTTAGCAGTACTACCTGACTCAGTTAATGCAACAATCGCTTTAATGCTGTCTAAATGGTTAGCTGCATACATAGCTGCTAGTGCTACAGTCTCTGATGCGTTTTCAAACATGCACTCAAGTCTGTGCTTAGAAACTTGTGTTTCTGGTTGTGATTCTGCACCTTTACAAACACGTGCCATCGTTGCAACTGTTTCTTCTGGGTAGTCACCCGCAGCTGTTTCTGCTGAAAGCATTACCGCATCAGTACCATCTAGTACTGCATTAGCAACATCCATAACCTCTGCACGAGTTGGCATAGGGTTATCGATCATAGATTCCATCATTTGTGTCGCAGTAACTACAATGCGGTTTAATGTGCGAGCACGTTGTATAATCAGTTTTTGTTTACCCACTAATTCAGCATCACCGATTTCTACACCTAAATCACCACGTGCTACCATAACTGCATCTGATGCAAGTACAATATCATCGATAGCTTCTACTGACTCAACAGCTTCAGCACGTTCAATTTTAGCTAAAAGCTGTGCTTTGCTGCCAGCTTGGTTTGCTAAATTACGTACGTGACGCATATCATCACCGCTACGCGGGAAAGATACTGCAATATAGTCAACTTCAATTTCAGCAGCCGTTATTAAATCAGCTTCATCTTTTTCAGTAAAAGCAGGGGCAGTTAAACCGCCACCTAAACGATTAATGCCTTTATTGTTAGATAACACACCGCCAACAGTAACTGTTGTGAAAACCTTGTTACCTTCAATAGAATCAACAACCAATTGAATTAAACCATCGTTTAATAATAATAAGTCTGATGGTGAAACATCATTTGGTAATTCTTTATAGTCAATACCAACGCCATTGATATCGCCTTCGCCTAAACCTAAATCAGCATCTAGAATAAATTTAGCACCAACTTCTAAAGTAACTTTAGAGTCTTTAAAAGTAGAAACTCGGATTTTAGGGCCTTGTAAATCGGCAAGAATAGCAACATGGCAACCTAATTTTTTAGCGATTGTACGGGTTTGTTCTGCGCGGTCTTTATGATCTTGAGCTACACCATGGGAAAAATTCAAACGAACAACATTTGCACCAGCTTTGATAATTTTTTCTAGGTTATTATCTCTATCTGTAGCGGGTCCAAGTGTTGCAACGATTTTAGTGCGTCTAGGCATCTTATGCTCCTGAATGTATAAAATTATAATGCTGACTAATGGCTAGTCATATTATCATACTGAATGACGATTGTGACAAAAGTATGACACCGGTGTCATGCTTCGTCAATAGATTTGTAAAAACTGTGAAAATTTGGGTAAAAAGAACGATAAATTTAGGTTAATTTTAATCAAGCATTGAAAGGTATATATAATACCCTATAATGCGCGACTTTATCATTCAAATTTTTATGAATGATATTTTAATTTTGAAATACACTTATATAAATTAATACTTTCGCTCTTCGGGAGAAATACATGCAGGTTGCATTAATTGGTTTAGGCGTTATGGGTAAAAACCTTGCTCTAAATTTAATAGAAAAAGGTGTCACTTTAGTTGCATATGACAAAAATCCAGATGCAGGAGAAGATTTATTACGTTTAGCAAAATCTGAAGGTACTGCTGAGCGTTTACATATCGTTTCAGAT is a genomic window of Pseudoalteromonas sp. '520P1 No. 423' containing:
- the pyk gene encoding pyruvate kinase; this translates as MPRRTKIVATLGPATDRDNNLEKIIKAGANVVRLNFSHGVAQDHKDRAEQTRTIAKKLGCHVAILADLQGPKIRVSTFKDSKVTLEVGAKFILDADLGLGEGDINGVGIDYKELPNDVSPSDLLLLNDGLIQLVVDSIEGNKVFTTVTVGGVLSNNKGINRLGGGLTAPAFTEKDEADLITAAEIEVDYIAVSFPRSGDDMRHVRNLANQAGSKAQLLAKIERAEAVESVEAIDDIVLASDAVMVARGDLGVEIGDAELVGKQKLIIQRARTLNRIVVTATQMMESMIDNPMPTRAEVMDVANAVLDGTDAVMLSAETAAGDYPEETVATMARVCKGAESQPETQVSKHRLECMFENASETVALAAMYAANHLDSIKAIVALTESGSTAKLMSRITSSLPIYSLSRHSMTLGQTALYRGVYPVEFDSTQFEANDLTKEALNTLVEKGILESGDKVILTHGDAMETVGASNTMKILTVA